In Leguminivora glycinivorella isolate SPB_JAAS2020 chromosome 11, LegGlyc_1.1, whole genome shotgun sequence, a single window of DNA contains:
- the LOC125231460 gene encoding RNA-binding protein 25-like encodes MGRFAPLLIPRREWERIKNQANPETEHKTPCHVDIEAMNAQSQKWTSTWPDSSQGKINKVIKKNKKAHLEEMKELEAFYKKEKRDNVAENVRKARNMIFDRTGYGRELLSALAESKALEERDIQIKFNKDIQEKEKKIEEAKLKVDSIMYAEFEKGENDRVLKKKKEREDAECNKMIADKKMEDALRAAEMEKKSRLEEEALIEKFRQLQIAEEKHDPCIDKEADKIYEEQDKVIKEWRKKREALDQVLADLWCKYEDRIRRKEKQIFDQMHKEKHDTGHFKENFELVQRLQQEGEKKYNDFIDRGVRRLEKRLQKKEKEEIIKKEQERSMKISQAQCSELPSQQKCEEYQRKICVDKQSFLPTRRGKRDAKIASLKGSRLPPPRPQYLAPSTALQDALKHRQTLPGGWTGTKGAHEQFARHAAAALKEAVYKRPVQKVIESYCKTNNLKELQIPNL; translated from the exons atgggGCGCTTCGCGCCTTTACTGATACCCAGAAGAGAATGGGAGAGGATTAAAAACCAGGCCAACCCAGAAACAGAACATAAAACGCCATGCCACGTAGACATCGAAGCTATGAACGCACAATCCCAAAAATGGACCAGCACCTGGCCAGATTCCTCACAAGGGAAAATCAATAAAGTAATAAAGAAGAACAAAAAAGCTCATTTGGAAGAAATGAAGGAACTCGAAGCTTTCTATAAGAAGGAGAAACGGGATAATGTTGCTGAAAACGTGAGAAAGGCtagaaatatgatttttgatAGAACTGGTTATGGTAGGGAATTGTTGAG TGCTCTGGCAGAATCGAAAGCTTTGGAAGAAagagacatacaaataaaatttaataaagacATTCAAGAAAAGGAAAAGAAGATAGAAGAAGCTAAATTAAAAGTCGACAGTATTATGTACGCTGAATTTGAAAAAGGAGAGAACGATAGAGTTCTTaagaaaaagaaagaaagagaAGACGCAGAATGCAATAAAATGAT TGCCGACAAGAAAATGGAAGACGCTCTTAGAGCTGCTGAAATGGAGAAAAAGAGTCGTCTAGAAGAGGAAGCATTGATAGAAAAGTTTCGACAGTTACAAATTGCAGAGGAG AAACACGATCCCTGCATCGATAAGGAAGCTGATAAAATATATGAAGAGCAAGACAAAGTCATCAAAGAGTGGAGAAAGAAAAGAGAGGCCCTCGATCAAGTGCTAGCTGACCTGTGGTGCAAGTACGAGGACAGAATCCGGCGGAAGGAGAAACAAATCTTCGATCAA ATGCATAAAGAAAAACATGACACCGGCCACTTTAAGGAAAACTTTGAATTGGTTCAACGACTCCAACAAGAAGGAGAGAaaaaatacaacgattttattGACAGAGGAGTACGGAGGTTAGAGAAAAG ATTGCAGAAGAAGGAAAaagaagaaataataaaaaaagaacagGAACGAAGTATGAAAATATCTCAAGCTCAATGCTCGGAACTGCCAAGCCAGCAGAAATGTGAAGAGTATCAGCGGAAAATATGCGTCGACAAACAGAGCTTTCTACCCACAAGGAGAGGGAAACGTGACGCCAAAATAGCCTCACTCAAAG GTTCCCGCCTTCCTCCGCCACGACCTCAGTacctagcgccatctaccgcgCTGCAAGACGCACTGAAGCATCGCCAAACTCTGCCGGGCGGCTGGACAGGGACGAAAGGGGCGCATGAGCAGTTTGCTCGGCACGCCGCCGCCGCGTTGAAGGAAGCCGTGTATAAGCGGCCAGTACAGAAAGTCATTGAG AGTTACTGCAAAACTAATAATTTGAAGGAGCTACAAATTCCAAATCTTTGA
- the LOC125231459 gene encoding NADH-ubiquinone oxidoreductase 75 kDa subunit, mitochondrial, with product MLRQPLSRALALTAAPRVAPVARHYADQVQKQPEKIEVFIDDKPVHVFPGTTILQAAAEVGVEIPRFCYHERLAVAGNCRMCLVEVEKSPKPAAACAMPVMKGMRIKTNSDLTRKAREGVMEFLLVNHPLDCPICDQGGECDLQDQSMAFGSDKSRFTDIHFSGKRAVEDKDVGPLIKTIMTRCIHCTRCIRFASEVAGVDDFGTTGRGGDMQVGTYVEKMFLSELSGNIIDLCPVGALTSKPYSFAARPWETRRIDSVDVLDPLGSNIVVATRTNEVLRILPRTNEEINEEWLSDKSRFACDGLKRQRLVTPMLKDSRGNLTPVEWEDALVEAGRALQDCPGDKLLVVAGALADAEALVALKDLANRLGSEAVCTEQSFPTAGAGTDLRSSYLLNTRIANVEEADLVLLVGTNVRFEAPLLNARIRKAFIHRDTDVAFIGPKVDLTYEYIHVGDDASIVKDLASGSSSHAILKRLEQAKRPVVILGADQLKGAEGAALLAHTQELALKLQDKLADKEWKVLNVLQRTASQVAALDIGYQPGVDAALAAGPKVVYLLGADAGVVTRDKLPKDAIVIYQGHHGDAGAEIADIVLPGAAYTEKRATYVNAEGRAQQTLPAVTPPGKAREDWKIIRALSEVVGARLPYDNLDEVRARLGETSPALLTYGDVQANNYFAQARALNQSLQKPVSGKLDVQLKSLEDFFMTDAISRASPTMAKCVQAVIKQKASPY from the exons ATGCTGCGCCAGCCGCTGTCTCGGGCGCTAGCGCTGACCGCGGCGCCCCGTGTGGCTCCGGTCGCGCGCCACTACGCCGACCAGGTCCAGAAACAACCGGAGAAGATCGAAGTTTTCATTGACGACAAACCTGTTCATGTCTTCCCTGGCACCACTATATTGCAG GCTGCTGCAGAAGTGGGCGTAGAAATCCCCCGTTTCTGTTACCATGAGCGGCTGGCCGTAGCCGGAAACTGCAGGATGTGCCTCGTAGAAGTAGAGAAGTCCCCCAAGCCAGCCGCAGCTTGTGCCATGCCTGTCATGAAGGGCATGAGGATCAAAACCAACTCAGACTTGACCAGGAAGGCCCGTGAGGGTGTCATGGAGTTCCTTCTTGTGAACCATCCCCTGGATTGCCCCATTTGTGACCAGGGAGGTGAATGTGATCTCCAGGATCAATCTATGGCTTTTGGATCTGATAAGAGTCGCTTCACTGACATTCATTTCTCAGGAAAGAG GGCTGTCGAGGACAAGGATGTCGGGCCTCTCATCAAGACCATCATGACGCGTTGCATCCACTGCACGCGTTGCATCCGGTTTGCGTCTGAAGTCGCCGGTGTTGACGACTTCGGCACGACCGGCCGTGGTGGTGACATGCAG GTCGGCACATACGTGGAGAAGATGTTCCTGTCTGAGCTGTCGGGCAATATCATTGACCTGTGCCCTGTCGGTGCCCTCACCTCCAAACCGTACAGCTTTGCGGCCCGGCCTTGGGAGACTCGCAGG ATCGACTCCGTGGACGTGTTGGACCCCCTTGGCAGCAACATCGTGGTAGCCACTCGCACCAATGAGGTGCTCCGCATCCTGCCCCGAACCAAtgag GAGATCAACGAAGAGTGGCTATCGGACAAGTCTCGCTTCGCCTGCGACGGTCTAAAGCGCCAGCGCCTCGTGACGCCGATGCTGAAGGACTCGCGCGGCAACCTGACTCCCGTCGAGTGGGAGGACGCTCTGGTGGAGGCTGGTCGTGCGCTGCAGGACTGCCCAGGAGACAAG ctCCTGGTAGTGGCCGGAGCGCTAGCCGACGCCGAAGCCCTCGTGGCGCTGAAGGACCTCGCCAACAGGCTCGGCAGCGAAGCCGTGTGCACCGAGCAGAGCTTCCCCACCGCCGGCGCCGGCACCGACCTGCGCTCCTCCTACCTGCTCAACACCAGGATCGCCA aCGTTGAAGAGGCGGACTTAGTGCTCCTCGTCGGCACAAACGTCCGCTTCGAAGCGCCGCTGCTCAACGCGCGCATCCGCAAGGCCTTCATCCATCGCGACACAGATGTCGCCTTCATCGGGCCCAAGGTCGACCTCACCTACGAGTACATT CACGTTGGTGACGACGCCTCAATCGTGAAAGACCTCGCATCAGGCTCGTCCTCTCACGCCATCCTCAAGCGGTTGGAACAGGCAAAGCGGCCCGTCGTGATCCTTGGCGCTGATCAGTTGAAGGGTGCAGAGGGCGCTGCCTTGCTCGCGCACACGCAAGAGCTGGCCTTGAAGCTGCAAGATAAACTCGCTGATAAGGAGTGGAAG GTCCTGAACGTGCTCCAAAGGACCGCGTCGCAAGTGGCAGCGCTCGACATTGGCTACCAGCCCGGTGTTGACGCAGCCCTGGCTGCCGGACCGAAGGTTGTGTACCTGCTGGGCGCCGACGCAGGGGTCGTCACAAGGGACAAGTTGCCCAAGGACGCTATTGTTATATACCAAG GTCACCATGGTGATGCCGGCGCTGAGATCGCGGACATCGTCCTGCCTGGCGCCGCCTACACGGAGAAACGCGCTACCTACGTCAATGCAGAAGGCCGCGCTCAGCAGACACTACCAGCTGTGACTCCGCCCGGCAAGGCGAGAGAGGACTGGAAGATTATCAG AGCCCTATCGGAGGTGGTCGGCGCGCGGCTGCCTTACGACAACCTGGACGAAGTTCGCGCGAGACTCGGCGAGACGAGCCCCGCTCTGTTGACGTACGGCGATGTTCAGGCTAACAACTACTTCGCGCAGGCGCGCGCGCTCAACCAG AGTCTCCAAAAACCAGTCTCGGGCAAGCTGGACGTGCAGCTCAAGTCGCTGGAGGATTTCTTCATGACGGACGCCATCTCGCGCGCCTCGCCCACCATGGCCAAGTGCGTGCAGGCCGTCATCAAGCAGAAGGCCTCGCCTTATTAG